In one Sphingomonas sp. S1-29 genomic region, the following are encoded:
- a CDS encoding protein-L-isoaspartate O-methyltransferase family protein: MSRTAPGATDDIAAAPSEIAREAMVASQLRTSGVSDARIVAAMAEVPREAFLPAEVRSLAYRDTMIALGTDRFQNLPLATGRLLNEARIMAGDRVLLIGATGGYTAAVLAKLAGQVVALESDAALAADARTALAGIANVELVEGPLNAGWAEGAPYDVIVVDGAVEELPAAIAEQVRPGGRIVSGVVDRGVTRLAAGERTQGGFGLFDFADIDCVVLPGFARPTSFRF, from the coding sequence ATGAGCCGAACCGCGCCGGGCGCGACCGACGACATAGCTGCCGCGCCGAGCGAGATCGCACGCGAGGCGATGGTGGCGAGCCAGTTGCGCACCAGCGGGGTCAGCGACGCGCGGATCGTCGCGGCGATGGCCGAGGTGCCGCGCGAGGCGTTCCTGCCCGCCGAGGTGCGTAGCCTCGCCTATCGCGACACGATGATCGCGCTCGGCACCGATCGCTTCCAGAACCTGCCGCTGGCGACCGGCCGCTTGCTCAACGAAGCGCGGATCATGGCCGGCGACCGGGTGCTGCTGATCGGCGCGACCGGGGGCTATACCGCGGCCGTGCTGGCGAAACTGGCGGGGCAGGTGGTCGCGCTGGAAAGCGATGCGGCGCTTGCCGCCGACGCGCGCACGGCACTGGCCGGCATCGCCAATGTCGAACTGGTCGAAGGGCCGCTCAACGCCGGCTGGGCCGAAGGCGCGCCCTATGACGTGATCGTCGTCGACGGCGCAGTCGAGGAGCTGCCCGCGGCCATCGCCGAGCAGGTGCGCCCGGGGGGGCGCATCGTGTCGGGGGTGGTCGATCGCGGCGTGACCCGGCTGGCGGCGGGCGAGCGGACGCAGGGCGGCTTCGGGCTGTTCGATTTCGCCGATATCGATTGCGTGGTGCTGCCGGGCTTCGCCCGGCCCACAAGCTTTCGGTTCTAA
- a CDS encoding valine--tRNA ligase, protein MTELPKTFDPAAIEARWYAHWEAKGQFRPERPGAEPWTIVNPPPNVTGSLHIGHALDNTLQDILVRHARLQGKDARWVVGTDHAGIATQMVVERQMGLKQQKRTDFSREDFVAKVWAWKEESGGEITQQLRRLGCSMDWENERFTMDEGFSKAVLKVFVDLHREGLIYRDKRLVNWDPGLGTAISDLEVETREIKGSFWHLRYPLADGSGFIEVATTRPETMLADMAVAVNAADERYTALVGRQVRLPITGRLIPIITDDHADPALGSGAVKITPGHDFNDFEVGKRAGIAAGAMLNMLDAKARVVQVADGLIPEELLGLTTAEARKAVVARLKDEGFLIPHVDKEGVEHDAEPRTIQTPLGDRSGAVIEPWLTDQWYVDAATLAKPAIEAVRSGAVRIVPKTWEKTYFNWMENIQPWCVSRQLWWGHRIPAWYADDGQVFVAETEADAQAQAGEGVTLRRDEDVLDTWFSSALWPFATLGWPETEPFASSEVEKPVLGLVSTSLETNGEGAVASVTDGSDKPRSQLAGRYPNDVLISGFDILFFWDARMMMQGLHFMKEVPFKTLYLHGLVRAADGAKMSKSKGNTVDPLGLIDKYGADALRFFMAAMESQGRDIKMDEKRVEGYRNFATKLWNATRFAMANGIGAPKTIEPPAADLAVNRWIIAETVETVQALDLALAELRFDAAANTVYQFAWSRFCDWYLELIKPAMVGDERGVVDDESKAVAGWVLDQILVMLHPFMPFLTEELWHALGERDYDLIVAKWPMPDARALDPAARAEIDWLIRLVSEVRGARTELNVPPGARLPLYVRDADAATIARLDRQRGVIARLARVDLGEGEAAGGALQVVVDTATYVLPLEGVIDLDAERARLTKAIAAAGKERDALAGRLSNASFVERAKPEAVEKARADHAEKAAEAERLGAALARLR, encoded by the coding sequence ATGACCGAATTGCCCAAGACCTTCGACCCCGCCGCCATCGAAGCGCGCTGGTATGCCCATTGGGAAGCCAAGGGCCAGTTTCGCCCCGAGCGGCCCGGCGCCGAGCCCTGGACGATCGTGAACCCGCCGCCCAACGTGACGGGATCGCTGCACATCGGCCATGCGCTCGACAACACCTTGCAGGACATCCTCGTCCGCCATGCGCGATTGCAGGGCAAGGACGCGCGCTGGGTGGTGGGCACCGACCATGCCGGCATCGCGACGCAGATGGTGGTCGAGCGCCAGATGGGGCTCAAGCAGCAGAAGCGCACCGATTTCAGCCGCGAGGATTTCGTCGCGAAGGTGTGGGCGTGGAAGGAGGAAAGCGGCGGCGAGATCACGCAGCAGCTCCGCCGGCTCGGCTGTTCGATGGACTGGGAAAACGAACGCTTCACGATGGACGAAGGCTTTTCGAAGGCCGTCCTGAAGGTGTTCGTCGATCTGCACCGCGAAGGGCTGATCTATCGCGACAAGAGGCTGGTGAACTGGGATCCGGGCCTTGGCACGGCGATCAGCGATCTCGAGGTCGAGACGCGCGAGATCAAGGGCAGCTTCTGGCATCTGCGCTATCCGCTCGCCGACGGATCGGGCTTTATCGAGGTCGCGACGACGCGGCCCGAGACGATGCTCGCCGACATGGCGGTGGCGGTGAACGCCGCCGACGAACGCTATACCGCGCTGGTGGGCAGGCAGGTGCGGCTGCCGATCACCGGGCGGCTGATACCGATCATCACCGACGACCATGCCGATCCGGCGCTTGGGTCGGGCGCGGTGAAGATCACGCCGGGGCATGACTTCAACGATTTCGAGGTCGGCAAGCGTGCCGGGATCGCAGCGGGCGCGATGCTGAACATGCTCGATGCCAAGGCGCGGGTGGTGCAGGTCGCCGATGGGCTGATCCCTGAGGAGCTGCTGGGGCTGACGACCGCCGAGGCACGCAAGGCCGTGGTCGCGCGGCTGAAGGACGAAGGCTTCCTGATCCCGCATGTCGACAAGGAAGGGGTCGAGCACGATGCCGAACCGCGGACGATCCAGACGCCGCTGGGCGATCGTTCGGGCGCGGTGATCGAGCCGTGGCTGACCGACCAATGGTATGTCGACGCCGCGACGCTCGCCAAGCCGGCGATCGAGGCGGTGCGATCGGGCGCGGTTCGGATCGTGCCCAAGACCTGGGAGAAGACCTACTTCAACTGGATGGAGAATATCCAGCCGTGGTGCGTGTCGCGGCAGTTGTGGTGGGGGCACCGGATTCCGGCTTGGTATGCCGATGACGGGCAGGTGTTCGTCGCAGAGACCGAAGCCGATGCGCAGGCGCAGGCCGGCGAGGGGGTGACGCTCCGCCGCGACGAGGATGTACTGGATACGTGGTTTTCCAGTGCCTTGTGGCCGTTTGCTACCTTGGGGTGGCCGGAAACTGAACCGTTCGCTTCGAGCGAAGTCGAGAAGCCGGTGCTTGGCCTCGTTTCGACTTCGCTCGAAACGAACGGCGAGGGGGCGGTTGCATCCGTGACCGACGGATCGGACAAACCCCGTTCGCAACTCGCAGGCCGCTACCCTAACGACGTTCTCATCTCGGGCTTCGATATCCTGTTCTTCTGGGATGCTCGGATGATGATGCAGGGCTTGCACTTCATGAAAGAAGTGCCGTTCAAGACCTTGTATCTGCACGGTCTTGTCCGCGCGGCCGATGGCGCGAAGATGTCGAAGTCCAAGGGCAATACCGTCGATCCGCTGGGGCTGATCGACAAATATGGCGCCGATGCGCTGCGTTTCTTCATGGCGGCGATGGAAAGCCAGGGCCGCGACATCAAGATGGATGAGAAGCGCGTCGAGGGCTATCGCAACTTCGCGACCAAGCTTTGGAACGCGACGCGCTTCGCGATGGCGAACGGCATCGGCGCGCCGAAGACGATCGAGCCGCCCGCCGCCGATCTCGCGGTCAATCGCTGGATCATCGCCGAGACGGTCGAGACGGTGCAGGCGCTCGATCTGGCGCTGGCCGAATTGCGCTTCGATGCCGCCGCCAACACCGTGTACCAGTTCGCGTGGAGTCGGTTCTGCGACTGGTATCTCGAGCTGATCAAGCCCGCGATGGTGGGCGACGAGCGCGGCGTGGTCGATGACGAATCGAAGGCGGTCGCGGGTTGGGTGCTCGACCAGATATTGGTGATGCTCCACCCGTTCATGCCGTTCCTGACCGAGGAACTGTGGCATGCGCTGGGCGAGCGCGACTATGACCTGATCGTCGCAAAATGGCCGATGCCCGACGCGCGCGCGCTCGATCCGGCGGCGCGGGCCGAGATCGACTGGCTGATCCGGCTGGTGAGCGAAGTGCGCGGTGCACGGACCGAGCTGAACGTGCCGCCGGGCGCGCGGTTGCCGCTGTACGTGCGCGATGCCGATGCGGCGACGATAGCGCGGCTCGATCGGCAGCGCGGGGTGATCGCGCGGCTGGCGCGGGTCGACCTGGGCGAGGGTGAGGCCGCGGGCGGCGCGCTGCAGGTGGTGGTCGATACCGCGACCTATGTGCTGCCGCTCGAAGGCGTGATCGACCTCGACGCCGAGCGCGCGCGCTTGACCAAGGCGATCGCGGCGGCGGGCAAGGAGCGCGATGCGCTGGCCGGGCGGCTGTCGAATGCCAGCTTCGTCGAGCGCGCCAAGCCCGAAGCGGTCGAAAAGGCGCGGGCGGATCATGCCGAAAAGGCCGCCGAAGCCGAGCGCCTGGGCGCGGCGCTGGCGCGCCTGAGGTAA
- a CDS encoding DUF2497 domain-containing protein: MGDLSNEPSMEDILSSIKRIIAEEGDGTAPARGRRIGRPAPPPPEPVYDASLDDDDDTVLELDHPVPSPRIEAPAPRASAPELAPEEKAPAIDAILSARTAEATRGQIDALSRLIVKPGPAGNDSLEGLVREMLKPMMSAWLDANLPRIVETIVAREIARITGRNC, encoded by the coding sequence ATGGGGGATTTGAGCAACGAGCCGTCGATGGAGGACATTCTGTCCTCGATCAAACGGATCATCGCCGAGGAAGGCGACGGCACCGCCCCGGCACGAGGCCGCCGCATCGGCCGCCCGGCACCGCCGCCGCCCGAGCCGGTGTACGACGCATCGCTCGATGACGATGACGACACCGTCCTCGAACTCGATCATCCGGTGCCGTCGCCGCGGATCGAAGCGCCGGCGCCACGCGCATCGGCACCCGAGCTCGCACCCGAGGAAAAGGCCCCCGCGATCGACGCGATCCTCTCGGCGCGGACTGCCGAGGCGACGCGCGGACAGATCGACGCGCTGTCGCGGCTGATCGTCAAACCCGGCCCGGCGGGCAATGATTCGCTCGAGGGGCTGGTGCGCGAAATGCTCAAGCCGATGATGAGCGCGTGGCTCGATGCCAACCTGCCGCGCATCGTCGAGACGATCGTCGCACGCGAAATCGCGCGGATCACCGGGCGTAACTGCTGA
- a CDS encoding TolC family outer membrane protein yields the protein MAGGWKIGLALSVGSMALASAAHGQTLREAMVEAYNENPNLAGERANLRAIDEGVPLARADALPNLGVQGNFIENVVQGQNAFLQPDRALTANLNASYPIYQGGRVRNSVAAAKTRVLAGRANLRSAEANLFSDVVAVYNDVIRDEAIVQLNQQNVRGLEVNLDATSDRFEVGDLTRTDVAQSEARLAVARGQLRQAEATLIGSRENYIAVVGSAPATLAPPPPLPNLPGDPQVAVVTALNNNPALQAAERNRDAARIDVSTARAARLPQLDLVAGGNYFNYLNTLTSSQIGTSVPQTGTAAQAGLGFTVPLYQGGRPAAQVRQAQARQGVAIEQVTATERNVVAQARTAFAAWQSALRVIEASEAAVDANRLSLEGVRAENSVGNRTIIEILNAEQELLNSQVQLVTARRDAYVAGFALLASMGRAEANDLGLDGGALYDPITNYERVDKRWIDWDSDPKPQPVGTRTVDVPAQTPIVNKALEPDLQRPVDTDPANPSGGVNTPR from the coding sequence ATGGCCGGGGGGTGGAAAATCGGGCTGGCGTTGAGCGTCGGCAGCATGGCGCTCGCGAGCGCGGCGCACGGGCAGACGCTGCGCGAGGCAATGGTCGAGGCGTATAACGAGAACCCGAACCTCGCCGGCGAACGCGCCAATCTGCGCGCGATCGACGAGGGGGTGCCGCTGGCGCGCGCCGATGCGCTGCCCAATTTGGGCGTGCAGGGCAATTTCATCGAGAATGTGGTGCAGGGGCAGAACGCCTTCCTGCAGCCCGACCGCGCGCTGACCGCGAACCTCAACGCCAGCTACCCGATCTATCAGGGCGGTCGGGTGCGCAACTCGGTGGCGGCGGCCAAGACGCGGGTGCTCGCGGGGCGCGCCAATCTGCGGAGTGCCGAGGCCAATCTCTTCAGCGATGTCGTCGCGGTGTATAACGACGTCATCCGCGACGAGGCGATCGTCCAGCTGAACCAGCAGAATGTCCGCGGGCTCGAGGTCAATCTAGACGCCACCAGCGACCGGTTCGAGGTCGGCGACCTGACCCGCACCGACGTCGCGCAGTCCGAAGCGCGGCTGGCGGTCGCGCGCGGACAGCTGCGCCAGGCCGAGGCGACGTTGATCGGCAGCCGCGAAAATTACATCGCGGTCGTCGGCAGCGCGCCGGCGACGCTGGCGCCGCCGCCGCCTTTGCCCAATCTGCCGGGCGATCCGCAGGTTGCGGTCGTCACCGCGCTCAACAACAATCCGGCGCTGCAGGCCGCCGAACGCAACCGCGATGCGGCCCGAATCGACGTCAGCACCGCGCGCGCCGCACGGCTGCCGCAGCTCGACCTGGTCGCGGGGGGCAATTATTTTAATTATCTCAACACTTTGACTTCATCGCAGATTGGCACTTCGGTGCCGCAGACCGGTACCGCGGCACAGGCGGGCTTGGGCTTCACCGTGCCGCTATATCAGGGCGGTCGGCCGGCAGCGCAGGTACGGCAGGCGCAAGCGCGGCAAGGCGTGGCGATCGAACAGGTAACCGCGACCGAACGCAATGTAGTGGCGCAGGCAAGGACCGCGTTCGCCGCATGGCAATCGGCCTTGCGCGTGATCGAGGCTTCCGAAGCCGCGGTCGACGCGAACCGGCTGTCGCTCGAAGGCGTGCGCGCCGAGAACAGCGTCGGCAATCGCACGATCATCGAAATCCTGAACGCCGAACAGGAATTGCTCAACAGCCAGGTGCAGCTCGTCACCGCGCGGCGCGATGCCTATGTCGCGGGCTTCGCGCTGCTGGCGTCGATGGGGCGCGCCGAGGCGAACGACCTGGGGCTCGACGGCGGCGCGCTGTACGATCCGATCACCAATTACGAACGGGTCGACAAGCGCTGGATCGATTGGGATTCGGATCCGAAGCCGCAGCCGGTGGGCACGCGGACCGTCGATGTCCCGGCGCAAACCCCGATTGTGAACAAGGCGCTCGAGCCCGATCTGCAGCGCCCCGTTGACACCGACCCGGCAAATCCCTCAGGTGGCGTCAATACGCCTCGCTGA
- a CDS encoding histidine kinase famiy protein — MTHNFDNPRRNFDDGQGGHIPPAPPIRDGSSPSNAQHDIFFAAVETTRMPMVVTDPAEPDNPIIFCNAAFIRMTGYSREEIVGRNCRFLQGDETDPAAIDQIRQAIRNREEVALEILNYRKNGSTFWNALFVSPVYDDSGALKYFFASQLDISRRREAEEALHQAQKMEAVGQLTGGIAHDFNNLLQVVLGYVDLLEARVDPADRSARRAIDAIGMAANRGATLTQQLLAFARKQELRDRLLNLNSLITDFEPIIDKNVGDKVTIRRNLADDLWNARIDPVQAEMALLNLLSNARDAMGGSGVVTIATENVVSTDEAPLALALPAGEYVSLSVTDSGEGIDPPSLPKIFDPFFSTKGVGKGTGLGLSMVYGFMRQSGGGVAASNRDGGGARFALFFPRSKGMVERTREPVAHSRGEGQHVLMVEDQPQVAELGKAILEDLGYEVVHVDNAQQALEQLRESDGHFDLLFTDIVMPGMSGVALAQAVRREFPSLPILLTTGYSDRTLDAESRTFDLVRKPYRRAELSQRVHQLLEGPSGVT, encoded by the coding sequence ATGACGCACAATTTCGACAATCCGCGCAGGAATTTCGACGACGGTCAGGGCGGGCATATTCCGCCCGCTCCCCCGATCCGTGACGGTTCTAGCCCGAGCAACGCACAGCACGACATCTTCTTCGCTGCGGTCGAAACCACGCGGATGCCGATGGTCGTCACCGATCCAGCGGAGCCTGACAATCCGATCATCTTCTGCAACGCCGCCTTCATCCGGATGACCGGATATTCGCGTGAGGAGATCGTGGGCAGGAACTGCCGGTTTCTGCAAGGCGACGAAACCGACCCTGCGGCGATCGACCAGATCCGCCAGGCGATCCGCAATCGCGAAGAGGTGGCGCTCGAAATCTTGAACTATCGCAAGAACGGATCGACCTTCTGGAACGCGCTGTTTGTGTCGCCGGTCTATGACGATTCGGGCGCGCTAAAATATTTCTTCGCCAGCCAGCTCGACATTTCGCGGCGCCGCGAGGCCGAGGAGGCGTTGCACCAGGCGCAGAAGATGGAGGCGGTCGGCCAGTTGACCGGCGGCATTGCGCACGACTTTAACAATCTGCTCCAGGTGGTGCTCGGATATGTCGACCTGCTCGAAGCGCGGGTCGATCCGGCCGATCGTTCGGCGCGGCGCGCGATCGACGCGATCGGCATGGCGGCGAACCGCGGCGCGACCCTGACCCAGCAATTGCTCGCCTTTGCGCGCAAGCAGGAACTGCGCGACCGGCTGCTGAACCTCAACTCGCTGATCACCGATTTCGAACCGATCATCGACAAGAATGTCGGCGACAAGGTGACGATCCGGCGCAACCTGGCCGACGATCTGTGGAATGCGCGGATCGATCCGGTGCAGGCCGAAATGGCGTTGCTCAACCTCCTATCGAACGCGCGCGACGCGATGGGCGGCAGTGGGGTGGTGACGATCGCTACCGAGAATGTCGTGTCGACCGACGAGGCGCCGCTGGCGCTGGCGCTGCCCGCGGGCGAATATGTCAGCCTGTCGGTGACCGACAGCGGCGAGGGGATCGATCCGCCGAGCCTGCCCAAGATTTTCGACCCGTTCTTCTCGACCAAGGGCGTCGGCAAGGGCACCGGGCTGGGGCTGTCGATGGTCTATGGCTTCATGCGCCAGTCGGGCGGCGGCGTCGCGGCGAGCAATCGCGACGGCGGCGGCGCGCGCTTCGCGCTGTTCTTCCCGCGATCGAAGGGCATGGTCGAGCGCACCCGCGAACCGGTGGCACATTCGCGCGGGGAGGGCCAGCATGTGCTGATGGTCGAAGACCAGCCGCAGGTCGCCGAACTCGGCAAGGCGATCCTCGAGGATCTGGGCTATGAAGTCGTCCATGTCGACAATGCGCAGCAGGCGCTCGAGCAGCTGCGCGAGAGCGATGGCCATTTCGATCTGCTGTTCACCGATATCGTCATGCCCGGCATGAGCGGGGTCGCGCTGGCGCAAGCGGTACGGCGCGAATTCCCCTCGCTGCCGATCCTGCTGACCACCGGCTATTCGGATCGCACGCTCGATGCCGAGAGCCGCACCTTCGATCTGGTGCGCAAGCCCTATCGCCGTGCGGAGCTGTCGCAGCGCGTCCATCAATTGCTCGAAGGGCCGAGCGGCGTCACCTGA